The genomic segment TACTGGTTCAAATGGGGCTACATACCCCTGTGGCGTCTAAGACCTAATTCTCCAAGGCAGTAGTAGGGGATCAACGCTTCACTCTTCAGGGCGGCTTTCAGCGCCCCTTCTCTTCATTCTGTCTAGCCTTTTCAGTTGGAAATAAGAGTGCTGAGGCGGTCTTATCAGGCTCACACCGTCTATCCAACTCGGCTTACACACCCTATGTGCGGTCTAGGACCCATATCCCTTTTGGATAGCACGGGTACCAGTCTCTATGGCAATCAAGAGTGCTGGGGCAGCCTTATCAAGCTCACACCGTCTATCCAACTCGGGTTACACACCCTGTGTGCGGTCTGGGACCCACATCCCCCCTAGGTAGCATGAGTACCAGTCTCTAGACTATCAAGAGTGCTGAAGCGGCCTTATCAGGCTCACACCTTCTATCCAACTCAGGTTACACACCCTATGTGCGGTCTGGGACCCACATCCCTCTTGGATAACATGGGTACTAGTCTCTACAACATCAAGAGTGCTAGGGCGACCTTATCAGGCTCACACCGTCTATCCAATTCCGGTTACATACCTCGTGTGCGGTCAGGGACCCACATCCCTCCTGGATAGCACGGGTACCAACCTCTACAACGTTAAGAAGTGCTAAAACCAGCCCTCCTACATCAATACCTCATAATGGTCCAAACAGGGCTACACAACCTTGTGGCGTCTAGGACCCACTTCTCCAATGttccttagaggaagaactatGAACATGTCTTGAAGATTCAAACAATAAACTCTTTGCGAACACCATCCTTGCCAGTAAGGACCTGATAAGGGGAGTATAAAAGACGCCCTGATCAAGGTCGTGACTTAAAATCTCTTTAGTCTTAAGCCTCCTAATTTCTCTAAACATGAGCAGACTTGGGGGGTTACTGATGGGTCATGGTTTCTCAAATCAACCTCATTTAAGAGATAACGCGTGAAAGTCATAACCCAAAATGGGGCTATGTCTTTTCTGGTGTCCAACCCCAAGTTGGGTTAGGGTACACCCACGCCCAACTTTAAGTTGGGCGCGGACACGTCCCAGCGCGACCACGCCCAATTCTAAGTTGGGCGCGGACGCATCCACACCTAGTCCCACGATTGGGCCCGGGTGCGACCACGCCCAATTCTAAGTTGGGCGCAGACGCATCCACACTCAGTCCCACGTTAGCCCAGACACGACCATGCCCAACTCTATGTTGGGTGTGGACGTGTGGACGCGTCCACGCCCAATCCCATGTTGGGCTCGGGCGCGACCACGCCCAACTCTACGTTCCCCGCCTAGTCCCACGTTGGGCTCGGGCGTGACCACATCCAGTCTCATGTTGGGCTCGGATATGTTCTTGCCCAATTTTCTCTTGAGCTTTGGGCGTAAATTGAGCCCAACATTCCTCAGATCGGGTGTGAAGTTGAAGGGTCACTCTACATTAAGCCCCCCATACCCTGAGCTTGAATTAATAATCATGATGCCCATTAAATACGAACAAGCCGTCCatgtttatattaattagatgtGATGATACAATTAGTAAGATAATATTATCTTACTGATACAAGATTACATCTTTACCCCTCCTACGTTGTATGAAGCAAGTCAAGTGAGGTAATATAAAAGGAAACATAAATATACAGGAGGGGGTTTGAAAACCTTATACTCTGAGACAAAACACATTCTCTGCTTCCTTTTTCTTAATTCTACACCTTCCTTCTCCTCTTCTCTATCTTcataaaaactcattaataCTTTCCTTAATGTCTTTGGCTACATAAAAAATACCTGGTACTGACTTGATCTTCAGAGGGTCCCCCATCAACACCCCCGAGGAACTTTGTGCAGGTATTTATTCCAGAAAGAGCTGATATTTCCCTAGAGAAAGATTTGCCTAAGGAAAAGTCTACGTGGTTTTGAAGTGGAGGTCATTTAAGTCACCATAAATGATGTAAGGGAATTTCTAGAAATAAATCATCCTACAACATTCCCTGTGATTTTTATAACCTCATCAACAACCAAACCTAATTGCTATATTTCCCATCGATTGCTGTGCTTTCTGACGGACATTTCTGCTAGAAATACCCCACCATCTCAACAGCATCTTCATAAAATATACACTAGTGTCTTAGTGTTTGGAATGGAAACATCAAGAACATGAATGAAAAGTACGATAACCGAATTGGAAATGTGAAAAAACTTACCAAAAGATTGAACTAAAAACACATAGAATTTCATCAAAAGTACTGCAAAGGAAGCAAGAAAGTTGAAAGGAAATTCAATGTAGTTTCCTGAAGGAGAATTAACCACTTCAGACACATCAACATACTCTTTGTTCCACTCATTAGTGCCACCAAACCCATCTTTGCTTAATTCTAGCACATCGCTGCCCATTTTATCCCCTACCATTTCCTTCTCTTGCAAGGCACCACTAGTTCTACTTCTCTTCGTTCAAAAACACATTCTCCATAAACATGACAACGCTTTGAACCAGAGCCCCAATCCTTCCCTATTTTGCCCGAAAAACTCCGATGAAGAACACGTGGCGACACACATTGCCCAATCCCATTGCCAAACGAATTTTGTTTCGAGAACTTTCGATCTAAGAACACCTTGTCGTCAGCTCCATTTATGGCAAATTTTGCATGCAACAATTCAGTGCATCACAAAGACTCAGTGAGTCCACGTAATCAAATCTGAAAAACTCATTCCTATCATGGGTTGGAAGTTGGAACATCATCATGATCATTTTCTTGGAATTTTGATTCATCCATTGCAATAATTAATTTGCAAAGAGAGAAGTTGGACTAATGGGTGCGCACTAGGGAGAAGCAACATGGTACTTAGAAGAGTTAAATAACAAAGAGGCTTTTGTTGTGTACTGTGGGATTTTTAACTGCAGAAATGAATTTATGGGTCAGGATAAGTTTGGGTCAGGATAAGTTTCAGTGCGACACACTCTCCAACATTGCTCCAGACCTTATCAAATTTAGAGGCATGATTCTAGAATAATACTCCATATGTTATATAAAATTGGGTGCATTTATTAGTTGAGAGATCGAAATTTAAATCTTCAGAAATATAAGATACGGagtaatcaattaattaaattccaGAAATCAAATAGAGTTCTATAACATGGAGCACTAAATTGTAAGAACACATAAACATCAAGGACTCTAAGAACTTACCTTTGAATATGTAATGGAAGACAAGTTTTTGTTCAAATGCTCTTTAGGATCATGAAAGAGTGCTTCTAGACAAAAAACAATCTGCAGATTAGGATAAATGGTGACATACACTGCTGACAATGCCAATTCGAAAGACCAAGCTCtccaatgttttttatttcttaacaaaaGAATCAACATATACCAGAACAAATcatttaaaatgtatttcttGATTACTCAGCAATCTTATTTGCAAACTCAGAATACTACCagaccaaaagaaaaggagggactATTTCATCAATTTCCGTTGATCAATCTAAGTTGACGTCGTAAAGATCCTTAAGAAGCTTGGTCGATGAGGAATATTCTATGATCTCATCCTTACTTTTGATAGAAAATTCAGAATCCGTCCACGGTCCGTCCATTGATATGCTCTTCTGTATCTGACTGCTTTGAGATCCATTTGAGACGTTTGTTTGGCTATCATGTGAGAGAAGCTCAAAGGCTTTGAACCTTGCATCCTGGTTCATGGTACTGCGCTTGACTATCGGAGCTTGTACTGGAATTTGACCCTCAAGCATCTTCACTGCAGAAGACATTGATGGCCTCAAAGTGGGAGATGGGTTGGTGCACAAGAGAGCCAAGTTAAGCATCCTCAATGCCTCTATTTTTGAGTAGTCTGAGCCAAGGCTTGGATCCACAAGCTCTAGAAGGTTTCCTTGCTCTTGTAGGACATAGGCCTACAATTATCAGTAACATGCATTTTCCATCAGTCTACAATCATGCTCATTGATGGTCAGTGTAAATGTAAAATGTGTAGACAGAATTCTGAAATGAAATGATGTAAGTTACCCAATCAAGAAGATAAACAAACTCCTCCTTCGGCCTGTAATTCGTGTTGCTCTTCCCACTGACAATTTCTAAAACAACAACTCCAAAGCTGTAAACATCTGCTTTATCTGTTAAGTAACCCCTCATAGCATATTCTGGAGCCATATAACCTCTGAAGAGAAATTAGAAAGAACCAGAAGAGTAAGTATTGGCCATGAGCTAGTggaataaatttatatgttcttTTCCTTGTATAATCAATCATATACAAGGCGATAATCATTTGTGCTGCTGTTATGAGATGCCATCAAATAATATGTCTGCGTTTTACAATATTTCCATTTGATATCCATATTGTTCAAAGtatcattaccaaaaaaaaaagaattttatttatccCTTTATCACAACCaaggaaattaaattgaaagaacaagGGGGAGAAAGAACTCACATTGTCCCAGCAATCCGCGTGCTAATATGAGTGTTTTCTTCTTCGTCAAGCTTAGCTAAACCAAAGTCAGATATCTTGGCATTTAGATCCTTATCAAGCAGCACATTAGTTGCCTTTATGTCTCTGTGTACAATTTTCAGCCTTGACTCTTCATGAAGATAAGCTAATCCCTTTGCAATACCCAAcgatattttctttcttgtttgccAGTCCAGTTTAATCTGGTGTTCATCACGACCTGATAGAGATGAGACAGAGGAACAGGAAAGCAATTTAATCTCATTCTCATTCCATAGACTACATAAGCTGATACATTAAGGAGTTGGTCAAGCATTTACCAAAAAGAGCCCGAGCAAGGCTATTGTTTTCCAAGTATTCATATACTAACAACAACTGATTTCCTTCAATGCAACAACCATACAGCTTCACGAGATGGGGATGCTGCAAGGCAGATATCATGCCTATCTCATTCACAAATTCACGATTTCCTTGTTTCGATTTGGCCGATAACTGCTTTACAGCAATTACAGAACCATCTGACAACATACCCTGAAATAAAATAGACTGAGATTTGAGAATGTTTTAAAAGATAGTACTTCCCTTTTATCACAAGCTTTTGCATGTGTGATAGATTTTACACAAGAAGGCCCCATACAGTAGAACACTTTGTCAGCACATAACCTAACTAAATAGTAAACTGGAGATATCATAAATACCTTGTAAACTGGACCAAATCCTCCTTCTCCTATCTTATTTGCAGGGTCAAAATTATTGGTCGCATGTTTAATTTGCCTTAAGCTGAAATAACCAGTTTGGAGATCTAGAGCACGGAGTTCTGTGATGAGCAGAATCTCAAAATCAGCATGACAAGGATAATCAAAAGTTTACAGCATGCACACAATCAAATAAGACACATACTTCTTGTGCCATTAATCTTACCTTTATCTTCAAGGTCCTTCCCTCCCATGTAACCTTTCTTCCGGAGGACCAGCAAAACCAATGCCGCAAGCACACATGAAGCAGCTACAATGCCAATAATAGCTCCAACTGATAATCCGCCACCATTATCCACCTTAAAGTCTACAAGGAGAgaagtaaattaaataaaaagaccgttgatggaaataaaaaatcctCTTGATTTCGTCAAGACTTACTAGGAGTCACTGTAATGGCAGATATGAGAGGTCCATAGACACCCCTGTCAGGAACAGCAGTAGTACCTTTGCCTGACCAGTATAAGTGTATCTCCAGTGTGCTACCATTAACAATTATACCATCAAATACCTTAGTGATGCCAATACCAACACCTCCAGCTTGCTCCATAATATTGAAATTTGCCTGAACTACCTTCCCCTGCATGAAGAAGTTTCGAGCATGACTTTTGCAGGTTTTAAAGAGTGTTGCCACCCTTTTCTAGGGAAACTTGAAAAGGATCCATAACGCATGGTAGGTGTCATGAGGTTATTTAGAAATACAATCATAGataaaaagagaaatcctaagtAAATGCGCtaatttgaaaatcattttaCTCACTTGAATTGATATATCAAATATCCGCCTCCCAAGGCTGCTAAAAGtctgattattggaaaacataATTTCAGCAAAGTGGAGCTGCACTTTGTAACTGCCCGCCAGCATACACAGGCCATAGTACTTGAGTGATTGAGGGGCAAGGCGAGCAGTTTGGTAAAAACCTTCACCGGTCACATTCAGACTATAAGAATTTGTTGCTATGTAAGCGCCGTCACCATTGATATAAGTCCCTGTACTGCTATAACCCCATTTTTCTGAAAAAGATGCAAATTCAGCTGCCCCACTTGGATCTGTGTCGTCTTCATATTCATTATCACCAACAGTCTCACTGCTCCCTCCACAGTTTATGAACAAGGAATGGTCTGTAGAACGAAGGATCAATATCATAAGCTGCCTTCCCTAGGACAACAAGTACtgtatttatgtaattaaaccTTCATCAAACACCAGAGTACTGTTTTTACACACTTACATTGAGGTTTTGTTGGGCAAACAAGGTCCTTGTTCAAGCACCAAGAAATACTGTAGAGAAGAATGAGGGTTGTCGATAAGTCAAATTTCTAGATTTCTTAAAAAGGCATCTTAGTGAAGGAGGAACTTACTTGTTACTCCCAGTTGACACATGACTAGCAACTAAGTTcctatataatttcaaaatagaaGTTAGCAATCAACTTGAGACAAAGGAGAAGAAACAAGTAACGGGAAAAAATAATGCCTACACTGTTAGCCGTCGACAACTTGACTGAGTTGGCTGAACTGACCCAGTAAAATTGTTGTAAGATAGATCCctgaaataaaatttcatggCAGGGGTAATATAGTTGTTGATTGAGGAGAACAAAGATTGGTGTACTTCATGTATAAAGAATTATGTATAGCTTCATAATAGACTCACAAGTCTTCCTTGCTTTCCAGTATCCAAAAAGGCACGTCTCCAGTTAGAAAGTTGTTATTCAGAAACCTACACTTTAATAAACACGTAATAAACCAGCAAGCTGTCAATATGAGAAATATATTACAAACGATGATCCTGTGCTTTCAGAAAGCATGCGTTTATCGACTTACATGAACTCTATATTTGTCAAACTCTTTAATCGGCCAGGAATCTGGCCTGTCAACTTGTTAAAGCTCAGATCTCTGCAAtgaaatatatacaaattaatgaAAGCACGTGAAATTAGCTCTAGATAAAATGTCGGGCCAGTCCAAGTTGTCAGACTAGTGATATTCAATGTCCTATTACATCCTCTGCAGCATGGCTTTTATGAAAAACATGAGCCCCCACCATCATGATTTTGAATCATGCAGACTATATACAGGTCTAGCTCATGCTCACAGAGAACATATGAACCTCACACATACATATACAGCAGAATTTCTATCCTTCCAAGTGTTAAGATCTCTTCCACATATTTTATTACGTTGTTATAATGTAGAACATCACCAGTAGCATCTCATATGACATATCAAGATTGGTTTGAAAACATCCCGACCTCACTCAATGAGATtctaaaataaggaaaaatgaAATGCAAAACTGTCGGTTTTAAAAGAGGAAAAGGCTGGAGCTTCGTTGTTCAACCAGAATAAATAAGGAATCAACTTATTGCTTTACCTTTACTGATTTACTTTGCTTTATCTTACTttaaatgaaaccaaatgatTTACCTTTATCTTGCTTTATCAATCACATTAGACATCTTGTCATTTTGATTCAGAGTAACATAATATGACGCCCATGAAATTACGCGTTGCCATGAAGGTTGCTGTTACAGAAACTTACAGAGTTTTTAGGTCTGCCATATTTCCAAGGTATTCTTCGATTGAACCAGTCATTGAGCAATTTCTCAGAATCctgagtaaaaaataatatgtaatcAATTACTGATGTAATATTGCTGTAACAATATACTTGATCAGTCTCATTCAACTCacagatttttcatttttgtcatATCTTTCAGATCAGGGAAAGTTGAACTGGATCCTTTCAAATCCGATATTCTCCTGAAAAATCAAGACAATAGAAAAAATCAGTTTTCTCAAATATAGACTTACCGAAAAGCAACGGGGCAAAATTCTTTGAACTGAATGTGAATCTACAAGATAGGGAATTTAAGCTCacaaaattgttaatttttttaacagtgAAATGGCAGAGGGAATAGGACCCTCCATGGATGTTCCTTGGAAATCCCTGCAAAAGAAATATACCATTGTTAGGAATGCAAGAGGGAAAGGAAAATGGAATTCCATT from the Populus nigra chromosome 1, ddPopNigr1.1, whole genome shotgun sequence genome contains:
- the LOC133691874 gene encoding probable LRR receptor-like serine/threonine-protein kinase At1g53430, which translates into the protein MALWPSLLSKTFSVLVFGFVVLNCFAVDKFGSHAQAVTRLLPVDEVQILQNISNKLNIRNWATINRTSCDSAQWKINGNEIESNVTCNCTFENGSVCHVTRIRVKRFNLNGVLPEELGDLPHLLEIDLTRNYISGTIPPRLAQLPKLQILSLIVNRLTGPIPPEIGNIATLEELVLEDNLLGGPLPPDLGNLKSLERLLLSANNFTGTIPDTFGNLKNLNDFRIDGSELSGKIPDFIGNWTNITTLDFQGTSMEGPIPSAISLLKKLTILRISDLKGSSSTFPDLKDMTKMKNLILRNCSMTGSIEEYLGNMADLKTLDLSFNKLTGQIPGRLKSLTNIEFMFLNNNFLTGDVPFWILESKEDLDLSYNNFTGSVQPTQSSCRRLTVNLVASHVSTGSNNISWCLNKDLVCPTKPQYHSLFINCGGSSETVGDNEYEDDTDPSGAAEFASFSEKWGYSSTGTYINGDGAYIATNSYSLNVTGEGFYQTARLAPQSLKYYGLCMLAGSYKVQLHFAEIMFSNNQTFSSLGRRIFDISIQGKVVQANFNIMEQAGGVGIGITKVFDGIIVNGSTLEIHLYWSGKGTTAVPDRGVYGPLISAITVTPNFKVDNGGGLSVGAIIGIVAASCVLAALVLLVLRKKGYMGGKDLEDKELRALDLQTGYFSLRQIKHATNNFDPANKIGEGGFGPVYKGMLSDGSVIAVKQLSAKSKQGNREFVNEIGMISALQHPHLVKLYGCCIEGNQLLLVYEYLENNSLARALFGRDEHQIKLDWQTRKKISLGIAKGLAYLHEESRLKIVHRDIKATNVLLDKDLNAKISDFGLAKLDEEENTHISTRIAGTIGYMAPEYAMRGYLTDKADVYSFGVVVLEIVSGKSNTNYRPKEEFVYLLDWAYVLQEQGNLLELVDPSLGSDYSKIEALRMLNLALLCTNPSPTLRPSMSSAVKMLEGQIPVQAPIVKRSTMNQDARFKAFELLSHDSQTNVSNGSQSSQIQKSISMDGPWTDSEFSIKSKDEIIEYSSSTKLLKDLYDVNLD